One window of the Chitinophaga niabensis genome contains the following:
- a CDS encoding FKBP-type peptidyl-prolyl cis-trans isomerase encodes MKRHYFWLLSLLAITAFAACNKKDNDPPFDPVKQAATDEKLITDFIANNNITGTVKDDTTALHYKILERGTTPGDTIELNERMNITYEGKLLNGTTFDSGTKTTLNDYRLRELIEGWKIGLRKISKGDKIQLFVPSAMGYKNFPTGSIPANSVLVFTVTLHDFYF; translated from the coding sequence ATGAAGAGACACTATTTTTGGCTCCTGAGCCTGTTAGCGATCACTGCTTTTGCGGCATGTAACAAAAAAGATAACGATCCGCCATTTGACCCTGTTAAACAGGCAGCAACTGATGAAAAGCTGATCACCGACTTCATTGCCAACAATAATATCACCGGCACTGTAAAGGACGACACCACCGCTTTGCATTACAAGATCCTGGAACGCGGCACCACTCCCGGCGATACCATTGAGCTGAACGAAAGAATGAACATTACCTACGAAGGAAAATTACTGAACGGCACCACATTTGACTCCGGCACTAAAACCACATTGAACGATTACCGTTTACGGGAACTGATAGAAGGTTGGAAGATAGGGCTGCGGAAGATCTCCAAAGGAGACAAGATCCAGTTATTTGTACCTTCTGCCATGGGCTACAAGAACTTCCCTACCGGAAGCATTCCTGCTAATTCCGTACTGGTCTTTACCGTAACATTGCACGACTTCTACTTTTAA
- a CDS encoding FKBP-type peptidyl-prolyl cis-trans isomerase — protein sequence MINKQSFHLHLLLACCLAVLLGSCAKSQDLSADAVFMDLQKETEFIQFRLKVKNQDSGVLYHPSGMGYKIIAPGNGRDTIKAGSIPSIVYTRSLFGYDKVIESSQNLPTSFDNRPLKDHIIGWQIGLTLITKGGRIILYIPSSLAFGRVGVPPNIPPNAILECDITLVDFK from the coding sequence ATGATAAATAAACAATCCTTTCACTTACACCTCCTGCTGGCCTGCTGCCTGGCCGTGCTGCTTGGTTCCTGTGCTAAAAGTCAGGACCTGTCTGCAGATGCAGTCTTTATGGACCTTCAGAAGGAAACGGAATTCATCCAGTTCCGCCTTAAGGTAAAGAACCAGGATTCCGGTGTTTTATACCACCCCAGCGGTATGGGTTACAAGATCATAGCACCGGGGAATGGCAGAGATACCATCAAAGCCGGCAGCATTCCATCTATTGTATATACCAGGTCACTCTTTGGGTATGATAAAGTAATTGAATCTTCCCAGAACCTCCCCACCTCATTCGATAACCGCCCTTTAAAGGATCACATTATCGGATGGCAGATAGGGCTCACACTCATCACCAAAGGAGGCAGGATCATTCTGTATATTCCTTCCTCACTTGCTTTTGGGCGAGTGGGCGTTCCACCCAATATCCCCCCTAATGCCATCCTTGAATGTGATATCACCCTGGTGGACTTTAAATAA